Sequence from the Pseudophaeobacter arcticus DSM 23566 genome:
CTTTTGCTGTCGCGGGCGGTTGACGCCATGAGCAAAGGTGATTTCCCGGCGGCAATTGAACACCTTACGGCGCTGACGGATCACGCGCCGGATTTTGCCCGCGGCTGGTATGAACGTGCCCGCGCCTATCACGCAATGGGGGCTTATGGGCCTTCGGTTGCGGATCTGGAACGCGCGTTGGCGCTGAACCCAAATGACTACAACGCGATCTATGCTCTGGGGACGGTGTTTGAACAGTTCCGCGATCCCAAGCGCGCCTATGAGGCCTATTTGCGTGCCAAGGCTATACATCCCCACCATGAAGAAGTACTCAGCGCGCTGGAACGTCTGCGGCCCAGGGTTGCAGGCAAGGATCTTTAAGCCGACCTGATTCCATAGTGTCACAATCGACCTATAGGAAAGAGGCAGAACAAGGGCTGATCAGATGGCAGGCGCATCGCGGATCTTGGCGGTTTTGGGGCCGACAAACACCGGCAAAACACATTACGCGATTGAACGGATGCTGGGCTATCGTACCGGCATCATGGGCTTTCCCCTGCGGCTTTTGGCGCGCGAGGTCTATGATAAGATCGTTGCCATTCGCGGCCCCTCGGTGGTGGCGCTGGTCACCGGCGAAGAACGCATCGTGCCGCCCCGGGCGAAATACTGGATCTGTACGGTTGAGGCGATGCCACCGGGCATGGGCTGCGATTTTCTCGCCATCGACGAAATCCAGCTCTGCGCTGACCCCGAACGCGGCCATGTCTTTACCGAGCGGCTGATGAACTCCCGTGGCACCAATGAGACATTGTTTCTGGGCGCCGATACCATGCGCGGGCCGATCAAGGCGCTGGTGCCAGAGGTGGAGTTTCTGCGTCGTGAGCGGATGTCCGAGCTGGTTTATGGCGGCTCCAAGAAAATCAGCCGGATGCCACCGCGCACCGCCATCGTTGGGTTCTCGGTTGATAATGTCTACGCCATTGCCGAGCTTCTGAAGCGGCAAAAAGGCGGGGCTGCCGTGGTCATGGGGGCGCTGTCTCCGCGCACCCGCAATGCCCAGGTGGCGCTGTATCAGAATGGCGAGGTCGATTATCTGGTGGCCACTGACGCCATCGGCATGGGGCTGAACCTGGATATCGATCATGTGGCCTTTTCGGCGACGTCCAAGTTTGACGGGCAGCGCATGCGCCCCCTGGCTCCGAATGAGCTGGCGCAGATCGCGGGTCGCGCCGGACGTGGCATGAGCCATGGCAGCTTTGGCGTCACGGGGGATGCGCGCCCGTTAGAGGATGAGGTGGCCGAGGCCATCATGGAGCATCGCTTCACACCGTTGAAAAAGCTCAACTGGCGGTCCTCGCAGTTGCAGTTCGGCACAGTTGAGGCATTGATCCGATCGCTCGAATCAGTGCCCGAGAACGAGGTGCTGGTACGCGCCCGCGAGGCGGATGATCTGGGCGCGCTGAAGTTCCTCTCGCGCGACAGCAGCGTAATATCGCGCACAACCAATGCGCAATCGGTGCGCCTGTTGTGGGATGTCTGCCGTATTCCCGATTTTCGCGGCATCTCGCATGGCGAACATGCTGCTTTGATTGGCAGTATTTTTGAATATTTGCACGGCGGTGGCGTGGTTCCGGACGACTGGCTGGCCCGTCAGATCAAGCGGATTGACCGCACCGATGGCGATATTGACACACTTTCCAAGCGTCTGGCCTTTATTCGTACCTGGACCTATGTCTCTCAACGTAAAAATTGGCTGCATGACGAAAGCCATTGGCGTGGCGTGACTCGCGCTGTAGAAGACAGGTTGTCAGATGCGCTGCACGAGCGCTTGACTCAGCGATTTGTGGACCGGCGCACATCCGTGCTTCTGCGCCGGCTCAAACAGAAGGAGGCCCTTTTGGCCGAAGTGAATGACAAGGGTGAAGTAACCGTCGAAGGCGAATTTGTCGGACGGTTGGACGGGTTCCGGTTTACCCCGGATAAAAGCGCACAAGGTGCCGAGGCAAAGACGTTAAAGTCTGCCTCGTTACAGGCGCTGGCGCCGCAATTCCATTTGCGCGCAGACCGGTTCTACAATGCGCCCGATACCGAGATCGACTTCACCGAACAGGGTGGCCTGATGTGGGGCGACGCTGCCGTTGGCAAACTGGTGGCCGGCGCTGACCCGCTGAACCCGCAGGTTGAAGTTTTTGTGGATGACGCCGCTGGTGCTGATGTTGCCCAAAAGGTCGAACGTCGCCTGCAGCATTTCATCTCTCGCAAGGTGCAAGCCCTGTTTGAACCGCTGATCAATCTGCAAAAAGACGAAGAGCTGACAGGTCTGGCGCGTGGCTTTGCCTTCCGTCTGGTCGAAGGTCTGGGCCTGCTGCCGCGTCATACCGTGATGCAGGAAGTCAAAGACCTGGATCAGGAAGCCCGTGGCGCGCTGCGCAAACACGGTATTCGTTTTGGCCAGTTCACCGTCTTTATGCCGCTGCTGCTGAAACCCGCCCCGACGCGCCTGCGTCTGGTGCTGTGGTCGCTTGCCAATGGTGTGCAGGAATTCCCCGAAGCGCCGCCGCCCGGTCTGGTCACAGTCCCCGCCGCCAAGGACGCGCCGCAGGGCTATGACACCATGTCTGGCTACCGTGAAGCAGGCGAGCGGATGATCCGAATCGACATGCTGGAGCGCCTGGCCGATATGCTGCGCGCCGAAGACAGCCGTGGTGGGTTTGAAGCCAAGGCGGATATGCTGTCGATCACCGGCATGACGCTGGAGCAATTTGCCGATCTGATGCAGGGGCTGGGCTATCGCGCCGAAAAAGGCGAGCGGGCCAAGGTCAAAGCCGCCCCGGAAGCGCCCAAAGAGGAGGCCCCTGCCGAGGTAGAAGCCAAGTCTGAAGAGGCAGAGGCCAAATCCGAGGCGGCACCTGCTGCTGAGGCAGAGGCCAAATCCGAGGCGGCACCTGCTGCTGAGGTAGAGGCCAAATCCGAGGAGGCGCCTGCCACTGAACCTGCACCTGAGGCCACTGAAGAGGCTTCTGCTGCGCAAGAGACCTCCGCCGCAGATGCGGCAGCTCCGGTTGAAACACCTGCTGAAACGCCTGTTGAAACCCCGGTTGAAACCCCGGCCGAGATGGAGGTCTTTTATACCTTCGCTTGGGGCGGTCGCGCCCGTCAGGGAGGCGGTAACCGAGGCCAGCGTCGTGGTCAGGGGGGCGCTCAGGGTGGTGCTTCGACCCAGAACGCCGATGGTGCCGCTGGACAGGATGGTCAGGATCGTCGCGGTGGCAAACCGCGCGGTCAGGGGCGCGCGGGTGAGCGCAGTGGCGGTAAACCCGGTGGGCGCCCTGCTGGCAAGCCTGGTGGCAAGAAGGGAGGTCGCCCGCAGCAACAGGGCAGCAAGACCTACTCCGCCCGGCCTCCAAAGAAGGAAAAGCAGATCGATCCGGACAACCCCTTTGCGGCAGCTCTGATGGGGCTGAAGCAGGGCGACTGATCCCGGATGGAGCCAAAGGCGGAGAAAATCCGGGTCGACAAATGGCTCTGGCATGCGCGGTTTTACAAAACCCGCAGCCTGGCTGCCAAACAGATCAGCGCCGGACATCTTCGCCTGAACGGCACCAAGATCACAAAAACAGCGCAGAGCGTCACCTCAGGTGATGTTCTGAGCTTTCCACAGGGGCGACAGATTCGCGTGGTCGAAGTCGTCGCCATCGGTGATCGTCGCGGACCCGCCCCCGAGGCGCAGGCGCTTTATCTTGATAAGACGCCAAAACAGGATATCCTGCCTGCGAATCCGCGTTTTGAGGGAAAAGGGCGCCCTGACAAGAAGTCTCGCAGAGCGCTTGACCTTTCCCGGCAACAGGACTTCACGTGACATCTTGAAGATGCGGCGAGTCTGAATTAGCTAGTTGCCAAACAGCAAATGGGACAAAGCCCGCATGACCTACGTCGTTACGGATAACTGCATCGCCTGCAAATACACCGATTGTGTCGAGGTGTGTCCGGTGGATTGTTTTTACGAGGGGGAAAACACCCTGGTGATCCATCCGGATGAATGCATCGACTGTGGTGTCTGCGAGCCGGAATGCCCCGCCGATGCCATTCGCCCCGACACCGAGCCTGACATGGATAAATGGGTTGAGTTCAACCGCAAATATTCTGAGATGTGGCCGGTGATTGTCTCCAAAAAAGACCCGATGCCCGACGCCGAAGAGCGCGACGGCGAAGAGGGCAAGCTTGAGAAATACTTCTCGGAGGCCCCCGGCGAGGGCGGTTGAGCCGCTTCGAATCTGGGGTCAGGCTGAAAAGGGATGACATTTTTTTGCTGAAAATGACCTGAAAACGGTGATTTTCACGGTCGAGTGGCCGGAACAGGGCTCCCCTCGTCTTTCGAAGGGGGGCTTTTTGTGATATGATCATTTCAGATGTATATGAAAATGAAACCCATCGCGCGTTGCATTTCTGATGCAGGGCGCGGCCTGGGGATTGACCCACGGTGACGATTGAGCTTCTGACCTGCGATGCAGTTCAGGAGCGATAGCGTTGCTGTTGTTGTGTCGGAATTGTGCCTTTTGGTACTGTCCGACCTCAAGTGTAAGGAAAGACCTGTATGACAAAATCGAAGAAGCTCGCATTCCGCCCCGAGGAATATGTGGTTTATCCGGCCCATGGTGTTGGACAGATCATCTCGGTTGAGGAGCAGGAAGTGGCCGGCTTTGCGCTGGAGCTTTTCGTGATCACCTTTGAAAAGGACAAGATGACCCTGCGGGTGCCGACCAATAAGGCCATCGAAGTGGGCATGCGGTCGCTCAGCTCGCCCGATGTGATTAATCAGGCAATGAAAACCCTGAAAGGCAAGGCCAAGGTCAAACGCGCCATGTGGTCCCGCCGGGCTCAGGAATATGAGCAAAAGATCAATTCCGGCGATCTGATTGCAATTGCCGAAGTGGTGCGCGATCTGCACCGCACAGATGACCAGCGTGAGCAGAGCTACTCAGAGCGTCAGCTTTATGAGGCCGCTCTTGAGCGCCTGACCCGCGAAGTTGCAGCGGTAGCAGGAGGCGACGAAATCCTGGCAGCCAAACAGGTGGGTGACGTTCTGACCTCTCGCGTTGCGGCCTGAAGCCTCACCAACCTGAACCCTTGCCAACCTGATCCCTTCCGGCCTGATCCCTTCCGGCCTGACCTATTCATGTCTGGTAGCGCGCCAATAGCCGGGGCCTGATGGCCCTCAGCTTTCTACAAAAACCCGTGGCCTCTGGTTGCGGGTTTTTTTACGGCCCCTTAGCTGAGCAGGGTCACCAGTATGAGCAAGCCGGCAATTTCACTGATCTGCTGGCAGGCGCCCAGCACATCGCCGGTTTGCCCGCCGATCTTGGCACGGGCCACCAGCCCCAGGCCAAGGGTCACAAGGGCAAGCATCACAGCAAGGGCCAGGCTGACAAACCCCAGCAAGGGCAGCGCCAGTGCAACGGCGAGGCCAAGGCCCAGGCCAGCCGCCCGCCGGGACGGGCGGCCGACACTTTGCGATAGGCCGGACTGGCGGGCATTGGGGAGCCAGACCATCAGCACCGGCATCATTGCACGGCTGAGCAGGGCAAGCGCCAGCGGGCTCCAGATTTGCCCCAGATCCAACAGCAGCGACAGGGCCTGCCAGCGCAGGCCAATCGCAAAAACCAGTGCCAATACGCCATAGCTGCCGATCTGGCTGTCTTTCATGATCTCCAAGCGGCGCGCTGGCGCAAAGCCGCCCCAAAACCCATCGGCGCAATCCGCCAGCCCGTCTTCGTGCATCGCGCCGGTCAGCAGAACCTGAACCATCAGCAACAGCCCGGCAGCCAGCGCCGCAGACAGGCCCAAGGTGAGAGCCGCATAGGCCGCCAGGCAGGCGGGCAGGGTGGTCGCAAGCCCCGCCAGCGGAAAGGCCCAAACCGCCTGGGCCTGGCGCTGAAACCTGCGGCTTGCCAGCCTTGGCAGGGGCAGCCGGGTCAGCAGCACCAGCGCCAGTGGGATGTCCACCAAGGATATGTCGTTTTTTCGCATGTGTGGGCCTCTTGCGGGACTTGCGAAGCAGCCATGAACCGCTAAACAGATTGCACCCTGATTTACGCGCGTCCGCCACCCAGATGCAACGAGGCTTTACATGCTGCCATCCCTCACTTCTCTTGATGATTTCCGCTCCCTCCTGGCGCAGGCCGACGGCGCGGATCAGACCGCTATCGACGCGGCTGTCGTGCGCAACGGTCAGCTGACCAAACCTCCGGGGGCCTTGGGGCGACTGGAAGATCTGGCCATCTGGTATGGCGGCTGGCGTGGCACCGACCGCCCCGAGATCAAATCCCCGCAGGTGATTGTCTTTGCGGGCAACCACGGTGTCACCGCCCAGGGGGTTTCGGCCTTTCCCTCCGAGGTGACAGCCCAGATGGTGATCAATTTTGAACATGGCGGCGCGGCGATCAATCAGCTGGCCAAACTGGCGGGTGCGCGCATGGATGTTCATGCGCTTGATCTGGACCAGCCGGTACAGGATTTCACCCAACGCCCGGCGATGAATGAGGCAGAGCTTCTGGCCGCGCTGCAGGCCGGATGGAACGCCGTTGATCCTAAGGCGGATCTATTGGTGGTTGGCGAAATGGGGATTGGCAACACCACCCCGGCGGCCGCTCTGGCCTTTGCGCTGTTTGGCGGAGAGGCCGCAGACTGGACCGGGCGCGGTACCGGGGTTGATGACGCAGGACTGGCCAATAAAACCCGCGTCGTCACCGAAGGTGTCGCCTTGCATGGCGCGGCAATCAAAGACGGCCTGGATGCGCTAGGCTGTCTGGGCGGGCGCGAGATTGCGGCCATGGCCGGGGCAATTGCTGCAGCACGGCTGCTGCATATTCCGGTTATCCTCGATGGCTTTATCTGCTGCGCCGCCGCAGCCTGTTTGCAGCGCACCTGTGACAAGGCACTGGACCATGCCATTGCAGGTCATCAAAGCGCTGAAAACGCGCATCCGGCGCTGCTGAAACAACTCGGCAAAGCGCCGCTTTTGGCGCTGGGGCTGCGCCTGGGTGAAGGCTCTGGGGCGGCGCTGGCCATTCAGGTGCTGAAGGGGGCAATTGCCTGCCACAGCGGCATGGCGACCTTTGCAGAGGCGGGTGTCTCGGACGGCTGATTGCTGAACAAAAGAGGCCAGTAAGACAAAGCCGAAGGTGACTTCGGGGCTTTTGTTTTGTCACCTCACCCAGGCGGTCAGATCAGGATCTGCCTTGATCCTTTTTCTCGGCCAACTCCAATAGGGCGGTTTCCAGATCCTTCTCCAGTTCGCGGGCGCGGGCGATATAGGCCTGGTTTTCACTGGCGGGTGTCCCGGGCTTCCACAGAGAGGCGAGTTCGCGAACCGTAAGACGGTCATGGGCATAAAAGGTCTGCTCGGCCTGGGCCGCTTCATATTCGCTGAGGCCAATTTTTTCCAGCACGTAGCGTCCGGCGCGCAACGAGCTGTCGAACATTTCACGCACGATGTCATCGGCGCCGGCCTTATACAGCTCAAAGACATGGTTGCGGTCATAGGCCCGGGCGATGATATGCAGATCCGGGTAGGTGCGGCGAACATAGGCGACCATGGTGACGGTTTTTTCAGGGTCATCCAGGGCCACCACCAGCACATGGGCCTTGGCGATGCCTGCCGCCTTGAGCAACTCAGGCCGTGTTGGGTCGCCCAGAAAGCTTTTGACCCCAAAGCGGCGCATCAGCTGAACGGCGCGGATGTCATTGTCCAGCAGGACGGTCTTGAACCCGCTGGCCCGCACCAGCCGGTTGACGATCTGCCCAAAGCGACCGATCCCGGCGATGATAACGGGTCCCTGTTCGTCGATCTCATCGGGTTCATGTTCAACCCCTGGCTCGCCCATGAAGTGGGACAACAGATCGTAAAGAATGAATAAAAGCGGGGTGATCAGCATCGACAGGGCAATGACAAGCAGCAGCTTTTCAGCCAGTGGCGCGGGGATCACGCCTTGTTGGCGGGAAAAGCCCAGCAGGACAAAGCCAAATTCACCTGCCTGCGCCAGGCTGAGGGTGAATAGCCAGTGATCGCGCCGTCTGAGGCCAAAGGCACGGCCAACAAAGAACAGGATTATGCCTTTGGCGAGGATCACCAAAAGCGCCAGGCCGAGCAGATCTCCGAGGTTCGCCAGCAGCAGCCGGTAGTTGATCCCGGCGCCAACGGTAATAAAGAATAACCCCAGAAAAAGCCCCTTAAAGGGGTTGAGATCGCTTTCCAATTCGTGGCGGAACTCTGAGTTGGCCAGGACCACGCCAGCCAGAAATGCCCCCAGCGCCGGTGAGAGCCCGACCAGGGTCATCAAGAATGAGATACCAACCACAATCAGCAAGGCCAGCGCGGTATACATTTCACGCAGATTGGTTGCGTGGATAAAGCGGAACAGGGGCTGGGTCAGATAGATGCCAGCCAGGACGATAATGCCAATCATGCCAAGCGTGGTCAGGGTCACGGCCCATCCTGGCAGGCCTGCAACCAGGGACAGCCCGTCATGGGCCGAGGCCATATGGCCCGCGGCCTCGGTCCGCTCAATAGAGCCATCGGAGCCTAACTGTGGTCCGTTCTTGATGGCAAGCAGCGGCAGAAGCGCAAGAATTGGAATAACCGCAATATCCTGGGTCAACAGCACCGAAAAGGAGGACCGCCCACCGCCGGTCTGCATCAAGCCTTTTTCTGAAAGGGTCTGCAGCACGATAGCCGTCGAGGACAGCGACAGCGTCAAGCCAACGGCCAGGCTGACTTGCCAGGTTTCGCCCGCAACAAGGGCCGCAACCATAAGTGCCAATGTGCTGAGCAGGACCTGCAAGCCGCCAAGCCCGATCAGTTTGTGCCGCATCGCCCAAAGCGCCCGCGGGTCGAGCTCCAACCCGATCAAGAACAGCATCATAACGACGCCAAATTCAGCAACATGTTGCAGATTTTGGGTTTCGGCCCCAACCAGCCCAAGTACCGGACCTATAATGATGCCGGCAGCCAGATAGCCCAAAACAGACCCAAGCCCGAGACGCGAGGCCAGGGGAACGGCGATGACAGCAGCAGCGAGGTAGATAGTTGCCTGATACAAAAATGCTTCCATACATCCGGTATCGCAAGCGCTTAGCGCCTTGGCAACGGTTTTAGCGGCATTGTGAGGGGGGGGTAAATTGCCGTTGCTCCGGACCGGGCCTGCCGGGGCGGGGGATTAGCGTCGCAATGGGAAACGGCGGCCAGGTTTCCCCATGCCGCCGTGTTTTGATGCAGACACTCAGGCCTTCGCCGGAGCAAGTCAGCCGCTGCCTAGTGATCCATCATCCGAATCTCGTTGCTGAGTTTGGTGATATCGTCCAGGCGGCGCGAGATGCGTTCCTGAAAGACCCCAAGCTGATCGATGATGTCGGACAAAGTCTCACCCGATTCCGGCAGCCGGGCGCTTTCGATCTTACACAGAACCCGCGTGGAGCTTAGCCCCAGGAACTGACGATGCATGACCTGGCAGGCCCGCATGATGCGATCGGCCTCGTGGTTTACTTCCTCGACGCCTTTGTGTGCGCGGTCTGTTTCAGCTGTGACCAGCTCACTCAGGATCTTGCGCTCAGCTTCCATGTCGATGTCGCTAAAACTACGTCTCTCGGTTTGGAGCTGAGTATCACATTCGTTCAGAATACGCGCCATACCTACGACAAACAGGCTATTGGTCACAGCCAGTTTGATGGTGTTGAAATTGCTGTTCTCCCCCATCACATGTGCCGCAAACCAATCCGACATCTCGCGCGACATGGCGCCATAGTTCTGCGACAGAACCGTGACCGGGCCACCTGATGGCTCAATCCGCGATGCAATGACCCGCAGGTTGTGCGGAATTGTGTGCATGGCGTCAAAATCCTTGACCAGGCCCTGGGTCTCTTCGACCAGGGTTTCGGCATTGGACATCATTTTGCGCAGATCCGTGATCTTTTGATCCTTGGGACGTTCCAGGCCGACATCGCGCGCCAGCAACTCTTCGCTCATCGCATGCGTGGCGAACTGGTGGTAGTTTTCGAACCCTTTCGCCCGGATCCAATCCAGCAGTTTTTCAGCGCTTTCTTCCGGGGTGATGCCATCTTTGGTTTCGGCCTGGCGCAACTCATTGTAGATAGTTTTAACCTGGTCAAACAACGTACTGCTGGGGGAAATACGGGCCGAGAGATATCCGCCCTTACAGGGAACCACCACTGCAAAGACCCAGTAGTACAGCCCGTCCTTGGCCTTGTTTTTGACGTAGGCACCGATGCTTTCGCCAGCTTTCAGAGTATCCCAAAACAGTTGGAAAACACCCTTTGGCATATCCGGATGTCGGATGATCTTGTGGGGGGCGCCGATCAGCTCTTCCCATTCGTAGTTTGCTACGCGCTTGAAGACGTAATTGCCGGCCTCAATGACGCCCCGTTCATCAGTGCGTGAAAAGAAAACCTCGTTCAGGCCGAAGGGGGCTTCCCCAGTCGAGGGCCGGGCTTCTATGCGACGTTCTACAAAGGACACTGGTGTGCTCCACTTCAAAGAGATTTAACCAAAACCTCTAAATTGAAATCCTTCCTTTATTGTTAAGTTGGCAGGGGCGCGTCACGTTTTAATTGCGCCATTACGATTTGGCTTTGCACCCGGGCGACTGCCGGATGTGGCAAGAGAATTTCGTGGATGAGTTGATTGAGCGCCTGTAAATCGCTGCAATAGACGCGCAGCAGATAATCAGCCTCCCCCGTCATGGTCCAGGCTGAGGTGATCTCGGGGCGGGTACTGACCAGGCGGCTAAAGCTGGCGGATTGTTCCGGCCCGTGGCTGCCAAGGTTCACATGTACAAACCCCTGCACGGTCAATCCCAGCTTTACCGGGTCAAGCCGGGCACAATAGGCCTGGATATAGCCCTCTGACTCCAGTCGCTGTCGCCGCCGCCCGGCCTGGCTGGGCGACAGGTTGAGCAACTCTCCCAGTTCCTGCGCGGTGAGATGGGCGTTCTGTTGCAAGGCGGCAAGAAGTTTGGTGTCTGTTGAGTCTAACATATGCGGGTATTTTCCTGATTTTTGGCAATATGCGCGCAAATCACGCATATGAAAACCGGAAGCTTACGAAGAACGCGCAAAATATGCATATGATCTGCGCTATTATCGAGGGGAACAGAAATTTAGCCCGCATCACGCGACTATTGGAGGAAACCACCATGGGTCCATTTCCGCATAACGCCCCAAAATCTGTGATCAGCGATGAAAATCCCGCTGGCACCGATGGCTTTGAATTTGTTGAGTTCGCCAGCCCTGACCCGGATGAGCTGCGCAGCCTTTTCACCAAAATGGGCTATGAGCAGGTCGGTCACCACAAGACCAAGCCCGGTATCGAACTGTGGCAGCAGGGTGATATCACCTATATCCTGAACGCCGAAAAAGGCAGCTATGCTGACAAATTTGTTGCCGAGCATGGTCCCTGCGCCCCCTCAATGGGCTGGCGCGTTGTCGATGCGCAAAAGGCCTTTGACCACGCGGTTTCCAAAGGTGCCGAAGCCTATGAAGGCGACGACAAAACCATGGATGTGCCCGCGATCAAGGGCATTGGTGGCTCGCTGATCTATTTCATCGACCAGTATTATGAAACCTCGCCCTACAACGATGAATTCGAGTGGACCAAGCAATCCAAGCCGCGTGGCGTTGGGTTTTACTACCTCGATCACCTCACCCACAACGTCTACAAAGGTAACATGGACAAGTGGTTCAATTTCTACGGTGAGCTGTTCAACTTCAAGGAAATCCGTTTCTTTGACATCGAGGGCAAGTTCACCGGGTTGCTGAGCCGGGCGCTGACCTCGCCCTGTGGCCGCATCCGTATTCCAATCAACGAAGATCGCGGGGAGACTGGCCAGATTGTTGCCTATCTCAAGAAATACAAAGGCGAGGGCATCCAGCATATCGCGGTTGGTACCGAGGACATCTATAGCGCCACGGATGAGATTTCCGAGCGCGGCATCACCTATATGCCTGCCCCCCCTGCGGCCTATTATGAGCTGAGCCATGACCGTGTGCAGGGCCATGAGGAACCGCTGGACCGGATGCAGAAACATGGCATCTTGATTGATGGCGAGGGCGTCGTTGATGGTGGCGAGACCAAAATCCTGCTGCAGATCTTCTCCAAGACCGTGATTGGCCCGATCTTCTTTGAGTTCATCCAGCGCAAGGGCGATGATGGCTTTGGCGAGGGGAACTTCAAGGCGCTGTTTGAATCGATCGAACGGGAACAGATCGCCAATGGAGAGCTGGACGCCGCCGAATAAGGCTAAATGGCCTAGAATGGATATGCAAAAAGTGCCGGGCCTCATGGAGGTCCGGCACTTTTTTATGGGACAGGTTTTGCTGTGGCTTAGCCACCGGCCTGATGTGATCTGGGGCCTGATGTGATCTGAGGCCTGGTGTGATCTGCGCGGGGGAAAGGTAAAGCAGGGGAGGGGAGGCCACGTCCCTGCTTCTGCGGCCAGTTAATTTCCGGGCAGTTTCAGCGTCGTATTGGTGCCGCGTTTTTGATACTGCAATTGGCTGTCGCTGATGGCCACCACGGTTCCGCCATCCAGGCGATCGCCAACCCGAACCTGCCGGGTCCGGCCACTGGGCAAGAGAACCAGCGCCTGGCGGTTTGATGGCTTGCCCGAGACACCAATAAGGTTCACCCGCCGCAAGTTGATGGCATTTGTGACCGTTGCCTGGCGCGCGACCGAGGCTGAGCTGGGAATGCTGGGGGTGACGGATCGCGGCGTCACGGCGGATGCCGCCGCTGTAGAGCTGGTTGCGGTACTGGCCCGTTGGCGGGTGGCGCGATCTACCAGATTGGCAAAGTTTGCAGGCCGTGCCCGTGGTTTGGCTGAGCTGGCGATGGCCAGGGCACTCACGGGCTGGTTCTCTTGCTCTTCCGTCTTCAGGCTCGCGGGGCGGGCGCGGGGGCGGACACGGGACAGTTCGGCGCGGCTAAGCCCTCCCAACAGGGCGCGCTCTGCCTGTTCCAGCAGATCAGAGGGGCGCAGGCGCGGGCGTTTGCGTGACAGGCTGGCGAGACGGGCGTTTTCGTCTTCTGCACTGGTGTCTTCCGGGGCCGCGCGCGCTGGAGTTGGCGGCGGGGTAACGCGGGGACGCCCGAGATAGACCATTATTCCGTCCGGGTTCAGGGTGCCTTCTGGTGTGGCGGTTACCATGCCGCGGTGGTCGAGATCAAAGTCACTGCCCGCCGCCGCCGGAGAGCTGGGCGCATCCGGCGCGGGATCGCTGGACAGCTGGGGAGATCCGGGCAGTGCAACGGCATCCTGGGAAAGATCGCTGTTGTCGATAGAGGCAATATAGATGTCATCCAAAGACACTAGCGCGGGGGCATCTGCGATC
This genomic interval carries:
- a CDS encoding PAS domain-containing protein, whose translation is MSFVERRIEARPSTGEAPFGLNEVFFSRTDERGVIEAGNYVFKRVANYEWEELIGAPHKIIRHPDMPKGVFQLFWDTLKAGESIGAYVKNKAKDGLYYWVFAVVVPCKGGYLSARISPSSTLFDQVKTIYNELRQAETKDGITPEESAEKLLDWIRAKGFENYHQFATHAMSEELLARDVGLERPKDQKITDLRKMMSNAETLVEETQGLVKDFDAMHTIPHNLRVIASRIEPSGGPVTVLSQNYGAMSREMSDWFAAHVMGENSNFNTIKLAVTNSLFVVGMARILNECDTQLQTERRSFSDIDMEAERKILSELVTAETDRAHKGVEEVNHEADRIMRACQVMHRQFLGLSSTRVLCKIESARLPESGETLSDIIDQLGVFQERISRRLDDITKLSNEIRMMDH
- a CDS encoding monovalent cation:proton antiporter-2 (CPA2) family protein, whose translation is MEAFLYQATIYLAAAVIAVPLASRLGLGSVLGYLAAGIIIGPVLGLVGAETQNLQHVAEFGVVMMLFLIGLELDPRALWAMRHKLIGLGGLQVLLSTLALMVAALVAGETWQVSLAVGLTLSLSSTAIVLQTLSEKGLMQTGGGRSSFSVLLTQDIAVIPILALLPLLAIKNGPQLGSDGSIERTEAAGHMASAHDGLSLVAGLPGWAVTLTTLGMIGIIVLAGIYLTQPLFRFIHATNLREMYTALALLIVVGISFLMTLVGLSPALGAFLAGVVLANSEFRHELESDLNPFKGLFLGLFFITVGAGINYRLLLANLGDLLGLALLVILAKGIILFFVGRAFGLRRRDHWLFTLSLAQAGEFGFVLLGFSRQQGVIPAPLAEKLLLVIALSMLITPLLFILYDLLSHFMGEPGVEHEPDEIDEQGPVIIAGIGRFGQIVNRLVRASGFKTVLLDNDIRAVQLMRRFGVKSFLGDPTRPELLKAAGIAKAHVLVVALDDPEKTVTMVAYVRRTYPDLHIIARAYDRNHVFELYKAGADDIVREMFDSSLRAGRYVLEKIGLSEYEAAQAEQTFYAHDRLTVRELASLWKPGTPASENQAYIARARELEKDLETALLELAEKKDQGRS
- a CDS encoding Lrp/AsnC family transcriptional regulator, with protein sequence MLDSTDTKLLAALQQNAHLTAQELGELLNLSPSQAGRRRQRLESEGYIQAYCARLDPVKLGLTVQGFVHVNLGSHGPEQSASFSRLVSTRPEITSAWTMTGEADYLLRVYCSDLQALNQLIHEILLPHPAVARVQSQIVMAQLKRDAPLPT
- the hppD gene encoding 4-hydroxyphenylpyruvate dioxygenase, with the translated sequence MGPFPHNAPKSVISDENPAGTDGFEFVEFASPDPDELRSLFTKMGYEQVGHHKTKPGIELWQQGDITYILNAEKGSYADKFVAEHGPCAPSMGWRVVDAQKAFDHAVSKGAEAYEGDDKTMDVPAIKGIGGSLIYFIDQYYETSPYNDEFEWTKQSKPRGVGFYYLDHLTHNVYKGNMDKWFNFYGELFNFKEIRFFDIEGKFTGLLSRALTSPCGRIRIPINEDRGETGQIVAYLKKYKGEGIQHIAVGTEDIYSATDEISERGITYMPAPPAAYYELSHDRVQGHEEPLDRMQKHGILIDGEGVVDGGETKILLQIFSKTVIGPIFFEFIQRKGDDGFGEGNFKALFESIEREQIANGELDAAE